The following DNA comes from Salvia splendens isolate huo1 chromosome 17, SspV2, whole genome shotgun sequence.
GATTGGGCAATTTGTATACCCTTGATGTTTCTGATTCCAAGAAAATTGAAGGTTCTGTTATCCCTTCAACTCTTGTATCTTCTGTTGATATTCCTTGTGCTAATTTCGTTGTTAGTATAGATGTTTGGCATAAGAGGTTGGGGCATTTATCTTTTGGAAAACTCAAATCCATGTCTGATGTTCTTAATTTCCCTAATAAAACTCCTTCATTGTGTGATATCTGCCCTCTTGCTAAGCAAATGCACTTATCTTTTTCAAAGTTGGATTCTATTGCCATCAGTTGCTTTGATCTTATACACCGTGATATCAGGGGTCCTTTTAGCCCTTTTACTAGTCATGAGTTCAAATATTTACTCACCATAGTTGATGATTGCTCTAGATTAGTCTGGACTTTCTTGATGCATAGCAAATCTGACGTTGGAGCTACTTCCACAGTTTTCAATGTAGTTCACACCCAATTCTCCAAAAAGATAAAAGCTATTCGTTGTGATAATGCTCCTGAGCTGAATATTCCCTCCCTATAGTCCTCTTTTGGAACTGTCATTCAACATTCAGGTGTTGAAACTCCTCAACAAAATGCCCGGGTAGAAAGAAAATATCAACGCCTCCTGAATGTTGCTCGTAGCCTACTATTTCAGTCTTTTCTCCCTATTCATTTTTGGGGAGATTGCATTCTCACAACCTCATATCTGATATATAGAATACCCTCATCCGTCTTACTAGATAATATGACACCATTTCAAGTTCTCTTCCAAAAACACCATCTTATTCCTATTTGAAAGTCATTGATTGTCTCTGTTATGCCTCCACTTCACAAAGGGGTAGGGAAAATTTTCACCTAGAGCTGTTAAGGGTGCTCTGTTTGGATATCCCTTTGATTACAAGGGGTGCAAACTCATTGACTTAGATTCTATGCAAGAAATAGTCACAAGAAATGTCACTTTCCATGAGGATGTTTTTCCATTCTCTCACTTTTCTCCTTCAGCCTTTCCCGTTTATCTACAAATTTCTGCAGATACAGAAACTCCCTCACATATATCTCCTGACCTAGACACAAATCTCATCACTTCCCTCCTAAATAATCCCAATAGTTCCAGAAGTGGCAGGATCATAAAACAACCTGCCCATCTCACTGACTCCATATGCAACTCAGTCACTTCCTCATCTCCCTATCCTATCTCTTCCTATTTCAGTCTATCCAAACTCTCTCCTGAGTACTTAAAATACATAGTGCCCATGTCAGCCGTATATGAACCTGCCACATACAACCCAGCCTCCCAATACAAAGAGTGGCAGCAAGCAATGCAAGATGAGCTAGCAGCTTTTTCAAGAACTGACACTCGGTTTGTTACTGTCTTGCCTCCTGGTAAAATCCATATTGATTGCAAATGGGTTTATAAGGTCAAGTACAATCCAGATGCTGCAGTGGAGCGATATAAAGCTAGATTAGTAGCTAAGGGGTTCACTCAACTTGAGGGTGTGGACTTGTTGAATACTTTTTCTCCTCTAGCTAAACTCACAACAATGAAAATGTTTCTTGCTTTGGCTGCTATCAAGGGATGGTCTTTGTCTCACCTTGACATAAATAATGCCTTCCTCTATGGTGACTTGGAGGAGGATATTTATTTGACTCTGCCTCTAGGATATGATGTATATTGGCAGTCTTTTGAAGGAGCAAACTCAGAGTCAACAATTGTGGGTAAATTAAAGAAATCTCTATATGGTCTAAAACAAGCATCAAGACAATGGTACTTGAAATTCCCTGAAGCGTTGAAGGGTTTTGGGCTGCAGCAGTCTTCTGATCATTCTTTTTTCATCAAGAATGATGATAATGGTTTCTTTGGGATAGtagtatatgttgatgacatcctAATTGCTAATACTCATCCAGAAATGACTGAAGATTTCAAGTTTTCTTGTCACAGCACTTTAAATTCAAAGATTTGGGAGTTCCTAAATATTTTCTTGGACTTGAGATTGCAAGGAACAAGAAAGGAATACTGATTTCTAAAAGAAAATATACAGTGGATTTATTGAGAGACACAGGAATGCTTGGCTGCAAACCATCTGCAGTGCCCATGGATCCTCTTAGAAAACTAAAGCTGGATTCAGGCACAACTTTGAAAGATGCATCAAAATATAGGAGACTCAGTGGAAGATTGTTGTATCTATGCATCACTAGACCAGATGTGACTTTTGCAGTGCATAAACTGAGCCAATATGTATCCAATCTGAGTGATGCTCATTGGGAAGCTGCTGAAAAGATCCTCAGATATTTGAAAAGTTCACTGGGACATGGTCTATTTTACTCAAGCAGTAGCAAGATAAACTTGAGTATCTTTTCTCTGATATAGATTGGGCTGCATGCCCAGATACAAGGAAATCAATAACTGCTTATTGTCTTTTCCTTAGAACCTCGATGATATCATGGAAAGCAAAGAAGCAAAACACTATATCTCGGTCATCAAGCTGAGTATAGAGCCATGGCTCAAGCGACCTGCGAAGTAGTGTGGGTTGTAGCTCTTCTCAATGACTTTGGAGTGAAAGTAGAGAAAGTTGTTCCCTTATACTGTGATAATCAGTCAGCAATTCATATATGCTCAAACCATGTCTTCTATGAGAACGAAGCACATTGAGATCGATTGTCATACAATaagtgagaagtttttagaagGTGTGATAAAACCGTTACACATCAGAATTAATCTCCAGCTAGCAGATATCTTCACCAAACCATTGGGAACGTTGGCATTCCGCTCTATATTAAGCAAGATGAATTTTGAAAGCTTGTATAATCCATCTTGAAGGGGCATGTGAAAGATGATGAAGATATGTTCATGCAGCTTGAGAATTTGAGAGAAGTAAAGATGGAAGTTGAAGAATAAGGTGGCATGGTTTGTCATGCATGCTGCGTCAGCATCTAGTCAGCTGCTGAGTAGATGCCTCGTCAGCTTCTAGATAGGAATGAAGTGTTAGTTAGAAAGTTAGTTAGATATGTTACTTGCTTTATTAGCCCGTTAGCTTTTGTATAAATAGCGAGAATTTCATGTTTGTGTAGTTTGAAGAATCAATCTATGAAAAGTTGATttcatttctttctctttttatatttttggatCATATGAATCCGATTTGATATTTTCTGCATTCTCATTTGTGAAACATGAAGGGCGAGAAAACTCTCTCCATTTAAATCCTTCTTTCTTTTCAATCATTTTCTAGAAAAAAGAAATTTatcatttctaatttttaaattcaCTCAAATAAGAGATAAAAATATTATCATGGGGTGTTGGTATGGAAATTTTAGTTGAAATGATGGATACGAAATAGTGAAAGATGTTTTCAAAATACAGGATAAATTAGAAATTTTTTGAAAAGCAAACAAAATAACTCAATAGTGTAAATGGAGCATGGGGGAATTGAATTTTTTAGTTGCTTAATATGTTGAAGATTCCGAaataatagagaaaaaaatagcaAGACTTAATAGAAAATTCGAAATCCCGATTTCGTTCCTCTAAAAAACAACGCTAATCGATTGAAGGTGATTTCATATTAGTAAATAAGGCATGTGGCAAACAACAAATCCATCAACACTTTCCATGCATAAAGTAAGGAATAGTCTCATTATTCTAtgactgtgtgtgtgtgtttttactAGCTTTGGgagagaataaaagagagagtAAATCAATGTAGATGATGTCGAGAATTCATGTGGCAGTAGTGATTCATAGCATCCATGTCGTTCCCGGTTTCCGATTCCACATCTGCACCGTTATTCGGCCATGGATTCCTAGTAAGCTCCAGCAACGACTCCTTCACATCGTCAGCTTCCACAGTCTCCTCATTCTTCCTCTAAGATAGACACGGTAAAACATGATAAGAACAGGcattttagatcattttagaCCAGATAACTCAAAGATAGAAGAGTTAGCGGTAGAAATTGTTGAATTTATTTAGTATATTTTACCTCAACTTTAAAGATGGTGGAAGCCAAGCAAGTGTGCCtcgttgtgttgacattgtctACTTCGAGTCCCATTGCATACAAGGCCTCTATCAATCTCACAAAACCACCACATTTATGTTCACAAAAAACCTTGACAAAGAACTCCTTCCCATCTACTTGGTACACCTCCACTTGAGGCTGCACAAATTCATCATCAATCACCAAACAATATGTAGTAATTCATAAAAACCTACTAGTAATGATATCTGAGTATTATACCTCCATCTGCTGATCACTCTTGTTTGTATGATAGCCAGTGGAGAGGCTCTCCTGCTCACGCTTAGGGCCGCGTTTCTGAATCTGTGGAAACGAGCCTTCCTCCGCTGTCTTCTTTGCACTCTCATCATGATCATCGTCTGACTGCTGCTCCAGCTCCAGCTTCAGCTTCAAGTCGTCCGCCTGCTTCTGCAGCTCCTTCACATACTCAATCGCATCCCCTAGGATCGAGGCTCTGTCCAACTGCATCACAAGTATATCTATATTATTAGATGACACAGTGACATTAATTTAACCGttagatcacaagatccaatggacTGACAAGTGTTTGTGTTTTGCATATATTTAGGGTATGAATCTGAATACAtccttatataatatatataacttATTACACGCGTCCCCGGCCTGGTAGTGATTAGTTAGGCCTTACTTACCTTGGAGATGTTAGGCACCAGTGCACGTAGGGCGTAAAGCCTGTCATTTagcttcttcctcctcttcctctcggCCTCCAGATTCTTCGACTGGGGCCCCTTCCCACTCCTCCTCCTGTACTTGGGATCATCCTCGTCCGAATCATCAGATCTGTTGTCCTCCTCCACCCACTTGGTCCCCCTGCTCGCCTCCTGGAATGCGTTCTCCATCGATGGGGTGAAGATGCAATGGTCCCCTTCGAGGAACATGCTG
Coding sequences within:
- the LOC121773747 gene encoding transcription factor ABORTED MICROSPORES — encoded protein: MLVQSFIERLRPLVGSKGWDYIVLWKLSDDNRSIELKDCCCAGRDNNAHELGFDVSSSPPCRDVMYPHPRVKSCDLLDLIPSSMVLDSGVHAQTLCSNQPSWLNYSHSTDSSLSSQEAIGTRVLIPLSVGLVELFVAEEVAEDKGVMDLIRVQCSIALEQQTMSNSGTTNSFSSALFQQQMSSPDLPNDISVDRIQLSDSMFLEGDHCIFTPSMENAFQEASRGTKWVEEDNRSDDSDEDDPKYRRRSGKGPQSKNLEAERKRRKKLNDRLYALRALVPNISKLDRASILGDAIEYVKELQKQADDLKLKLELEQQSDDDHDESAKKTAEEGSFPQIQKRGPKREQESLSTGYHTNKSDQQMEPQVEVYQVDGKEFFVKVFCEHKCGGFVRLIEALYAMGLEVDNVNTTRHTCLASTIFKVERKNEETVEADDVKESLLELTRNPWPNNGADVESETGNDMDAMNHYCHMNSRHHLH